From a single Lolium rigidum isolate FL_2022 chromosome 7, APGP_CSIRO_Lrig_0.1, whole genome shotgun sequence genomic region:
- the LOC124670183 gene encoding amino-acid permease BAT1 homolog, translating to MAGGDAVDSGEKRLNELGYKQELRREMTLFKTLAISFSTMTLFTGITPLYGTSLQYAGPASLVWGWVVVSFFTWFVGIAMAEICSSFPTTGSLYFWAAHLAGPVWGPLASWCCAWLEAIGLIAGIGTQAYAGSQVLQSIILLCTGTNKGGGYLAPRWLFLVMYLSLTFIWAVLNTFALEVIAVLDVISMWWQVIGGTVIVIMLPLVAKSTQPASYVFTHFEKAPDVTGISSSAYAVILSFLVSQYSLYGYDAAAHLTEETKGADKNGPIAILSSIGIITVFGWAYILALTFSIQDFSYLYDPTNETAGTFVPAQILYDAFHGRYNNSAGAIVLLFVIWASFFFGGLSITTSAARVVYALSRDRGVPFSSVWRKIHPTRKVPGNAVWLCAAVCALLGLPILWINVVFTAITSVATIGWVGGYAVPIFARMVMREADFRPGPFYLGRASRPVCLVAFLWICYTCSVFLLPTVYPIKTDTFNYAPIALGVVLGLIMLWWVVDARKWFKGPVRNIDEQVDHNGDGNGSVKV from the exons ATGGCTGGGGGAGATGCGGTCGACTCCGGCGAGAAGCGCCTCAACGAGCTCGGCTACAAGCAGGAGCTCCGGCGGGAGATG ACTTTGTTCAAAACGCTGGCCATCTCCTTCTCGACGATGACGCTCTTCACGGGTATCACGCCGCTGTACGGGACCAGCCTGCAGTACGCCGGGCCGGCCTCGCTCGTCTGGGGCTGGGTCGTCGTCTCCTTCTTCACCTGGTTCGTCGGCATCGCCATGGCCGAGATCTGCTCCTCCTTCCCT ACCACTGGTTCCCTGTACTTCTGGGCTGCTCATCTGGCCGGCCCGGTCTGGGGTCCTTTGGCATCTTGGTGCTGCGCTTGGCTGGAGGCCATAGGCCTCATTGCCGGAATCGGCACGCAG GCATACGCAGGATCCCAGGTGCTGCAGAGCATAATTCTGCTGTGCACTGGCACGAACAAAGGCGGCGGCTATCTAGCTCCTCGCTGGCTGTTCCTCGTCATGTACCTTTCGTTGACGTTTATCTGGGCAGTGCTCAACACTTTCGCGCTGGAAGTCATCGCTGTCCTTGACGTGATCTCTATGTGGTGGCAG GTGATCGGTGGCACTGTCATAGTGATCATGCTCCCCCTGGTGGCGAAATCCACGCAGCCGGCCTCGTACGTGTTCACCCATTTCGAGAAGGCGCCGGACGTGACCGGGATCAGCAGCAGCGCCTACGCGGTCATCCTGTCCTTCCTGGTGAGCCAGTACTCCCTCTACgggtacgacgcggcggcgcacctgaCGGAGGAGACCAAGGGCGCCGACAAGAACGGCCCCATCGCCATCCTCTCCAGCATCGGCATCATCACCGTCTTCGGCTGGGCATACATCCTCGCCCTCACCTTCAGCATCCAGGACTTCAGCTACCTCTACGACCCGACCAACGAGACCGCCGGCACCTTCGTGCCGGCGCAGATACTCTACGACGCGTTCCACGGGAGGTACAACAACTCGGCGGGCGCCATCGTGCTGCTCTTCGTCATCTgggcctccttcttcttcggcggcctCTCCATCACCACCAGCGCCGCCCGGGTGGTGTACGCGCTCTCGCGCGACCGCGGCGTCCCGTTTTCCTCCGTGTGGCGCAAGATCCACCCCACGCGGAAGGTGCCCGGGAACGCGGTGTGGCTCTGCGCCGCCGTGTGCGCGCTGCTGGGCCTGCCCATCCTCTGGATCAACGTGGTCTTCACGGCCATCACCTCCGTCGCCACCATCGGGTGGGTGGGCGGCTACGCGGTGCCCATCTTCGCACGCATGGTGATGCGGGAGGCGGACTTCCGGCCCGGGCCGTTCTACCTCGGGCGAGCCAGCAGGCCCGTCTGCCTCGTCGCGTTCCTGTGGATCTGCTACACCTGCTCCGTCTTCCTGCTCCCCACCGTGTACCCCATCAAGACGGACACCTTCAACTACGCGCCCATTGCGCTCGGCGTCGTCCTGGGGCTCATCATGCTGTGGTGGGTCGTCGACGCCAGGAAGTGGTTCAAGGGACCCGTCAGGAACATCGACGAGCAGGTCGATCACAACGGCGATGGCAATGGCAGTGTCAAGGTCTGA
- the LOC124677753 gene encoding glutathione S-transferase TCHQD-like: MQLYHHPYSLDSQKVRIALEEKGIDYTSYHVNPLTGKNMNVAFFRMNPSAKLPVFQNGAHVIFRAIDIIQYIDRLAVHLSGEIQPENTEVHHWMRKVDGWNPKMFTLTHTPVKYRAFVSKFIRRVLIARMTEAPDLASMYHVKLRDAYETEDRLKDPDTVLQCEEELSKLLDDVEAQLNETKYLAGDDFSPADSMFIPILARITLLDLHEEYISCRPRVLEYHTLVKQRHSYKVVIGKYFNGWKKYRTLLKTSFFLCVRTLFGKY; this comes from the exons ATGCAGCTGTATCACCACCCGTATTCGCTGGACAGTCAGAAAGTACGGATAGCACTGGAGGAGAAGGGTATTGACTACACCTCGTATCATGTCAATCCGCTAACTGGGAAAAACATGAATGTCGCCTTCTTCCGCATGAACCCTTCAGCCAAGCTTCCCGTCTTCCAAAATGGTGCTCATGTCATTTTCCGCGCCATCGATATCATCCA GTACATAGACAGACTTGCGGTGCACTTAAGCGGTGAAATCCAACCTGAGAATACCGAAGTTCACCACTGGATGCGGAAAGTTGATGGCTGGAACCCTAAGATGTTCACACTCACTCACACCCCAGTAAAGTACCGCGCGTTTGTCTCCAAGTTCATTCGCCGGGTGCTGATCGCTCGGATGACGGAGGCCCCAGATCTAGCTAGCATGTACCACGTCAAGCTCCGCGACGCTTACGAGACCGAAGACAGGCTCAAGGACCCTGACACTGTTTTGCAATGTGAGGAAGAGCTGAGCAAACTCCTGGATGATGTTGAGGCGCAGCTCAACGAGACCAAATATCTCGCTGGCGATGATTTCTCGCCGGCTGATTCAATGTTCATTCCCATCCTTGCACGCATAACCCTTCTCGATCTACACGAGGAATACATCAGCTGCAGGCCCAGGGTCCTGGAGTACCACACGTTGGTGAAGCAGCGGCACAGCTACAAGGTTGTGATTGGGAAGTACTTCAACGGGTGGAAGAAGTACCGCACTCTCCTCAAGACCTCCTTCTTCCTTTGTGTTCGAACCTTGTTCGGGAAATACTAG